Proteins encoded within one genomic window of Brassica rapa cultivar Chiifu-401-42 chromosome A09, CAAS_Brap_v3.01, whole genome shotgun sequence:
- the LOC103838667 gene encoding uncharacterized protein LOC103838667 isoform X1, which produces MGVLLLLLQREMALRQMLGWSEGDLMRSDAKPCSRLMRQTAAIFTVGGALGFWVLCRLHYGPRVTVPRSLRWAGCGAVSMSASTATLVRLLSPECEPQNIAAYDQPKPPQASLP; this is translated from the exons ATGGgggttttgttgttgttgttacagAGAGAAATGGCGTTGAGGCAGATGTTAGGATGGTCGGAAGGAGATCTAATGAGATCAGATGCAAAGCCATGTTCAAGGCTCATGAGACAAACTGCTGCTATTTTCACTGTTGGTGGAGCTCTTGGTTTCTGGGTTCTCTGCAGACTTCACTATG GTCCGAGGGTTACAGTGCCAAGAAGTCTGCGATGGGCTGGGTGTGGAGCTGTGTCCATGAGTGCATCTACGGCAACACTTGTCCGTCTCCTGAGCCCTGAATGTGAACCCCAAAACATTGCTGCATACGACCAACCCAAACCCCCTCAAGCTTCACTCCCTTAA
- the LOC103838667 gene encoding uncharacterized protein LOC103838667 isoform X2, which produces MALRQMLGWSEGDLMRSDAKPCSRLMRQTAAIFTVGGALGFWVLCRLHYGPRVTVPRSLRWAGCGAVSMSASTATLVRLLSPECEPQNIAAYDQPKPPQASLP; this is translated from the exons ATGGCGTTGAGGCAGATGTTAGGATGGTCGGAAGGAGATCTAATGAGATCAGATGCAAAGCCATGTTCAAGGCTCATGAGACAAACTGCTGCTATTTTCACTGTTGGTGGAGCTCTTGGTTTCTGGGTTCTCTGCAGACTTCACTATG GTCCGAGGGTTACAGTGCCAAGAAGTCTGCGATGGGCTGGGTGTGGAGCTGTGTCCATGAGTGCATCTACGGCAACACTTGTCCGTCTCCTGAGCCCTGAATGTGAACCCCAAAACATTGCTGCATACGACCAACCCAAACCCCCTCAAGCTTCACTCCCTTAA